One Bufo gargarizans isolate SCDJY-AF-19 chromosome 4, ASM1485885v1, whole genome shotgun sequence DNA window includes the following coding sequences:
- the LOC122936193 gene encoding uncharacterized protein LOC122936193, whose amino-acid sequence MPKTPRPMDVGRLIVLVQDRPCIWDTRSDDYHDRYKKDQAWVEISKELFESIWEKTHGKSRQNLVDDVKNRWRSCRDQFRKEMLLHARSGSGASKKRPYMFKNQLMFLREVMELRPTEDNLPEEEAESAPQMSSAYEEDAPSGPSQVDTAPGQSTAPSRPPPVSGADSPPHAFVSSKQGQTTGNHSCRYKCKSAGAGLFSQSPA is encoded by the exons ATGCCAAAGACACCACGGCCAATGGATGTTGGTAGGCTGATAGTCCTTGTGCAAGATAGGCCATGCATCTGGGATACGCGCAGTGATGACTACCACGATCGGTATAAAAAAGATCAGGCCTGGGTGGAAATTAGCAAGGAGCTGTTTGAATCCATCTGGGAAAAAACCCATGGCAAAAGCCGGCAGAATTTGG TGGACGAtgtcaagaatcgttggcggagtTGCAGGGACCAATTCCGCAAGGAAATGCTGCTACATGCGAGGAGCGGGTCCGGGGCCAGCAAGAAAAGGCCATACATGTTCAAAAACCAGCTGATGTTTCTTCGTGAGGTCATGGAGCTGCGTCC GACAGAGGACAACCTACCGGAAGAAGAGGCGGAGTCTGCACCGCAGATGTCCAGTGCATATGAGGAAGATGCTCCCTCTGGTCCATCACAGGTAGACACAGCACCAGGACAAAGCACTGCACCATCCAGACCACCACCTGTTTCTGgagcagattcccccccccatgccTTTGTCTCTTCCAAGCAGGGCCAGACGACGGGCAACCACTCCTGCCGATACAAATGTAAATCTGCAGGTGCTGGATTATTTAGCCAGAGCCCGGCATGA